A part of Streptomyces sp. DSM 40750 genomic DNA contains:
- a CDS encoding GH92 family glycosyl hydrolase — protein sequence MRHRWVSPAVLGAAAFALVVASQGAAVALPDRPAAGEREFSSSFEPDDPAPDWLSTVDTAPDGSPRTSGVDGGYTTGIPGNITDHVTDVRASGENTGGGEVKENLVDGEPGTKWLTFQPTGWVEFDLDKPAKVVTYALTSANDFETRDPKDWTLQGSSDGKEWKVLDTRSGESFEERFRTKSYDIPGDAAEYRYFRLDITKNNGASMITQLADVQFSTGGGQDPAPKDMLSLVDRGPSGSATAKAGAGFTGKRALRYAGRHTADGRAHSYNKVFDVNVAVERDTELAYRIFPSMADGDLDYDATNVSVDLVFTDGTSLSELGAADQHGFPLSPRGQGAAKVLYVNQWNDVVARIGSIAAGRTVDRILVAYDSPKGPARFRGWLDDVTLRVRAPERPKAHLSDYAVTTRGTNSSGGFSRGNNFPATAVPHGFNFWTPVTNAGSLSWLYDYARANNADNLPTIQAFSASHEPSPWMGDRQTFQVMPSAAAGTPELGRTARALAFRHENETARPYYYGVRFENGVKAEMAPTDHAAVLRFTYPGDDASVLFDNVTDQAGLTLDKDTGVVTGFSDVKSGLSTGATRLFVYGVFDAPVTDGDSTGVRGRLRFDAGTDRTVTLRLATSLISLDQAKDNLRQEIPEGTSFETVKDRARAQWDRVLGKVEVEGASPDQLTTLYSNLYRLYLYPNSGFEKVGSKHQYASPFSPMSGPDTPTHTGAKIVDGKVYVNNGFWDTYRTTWPAYSLLTPRQAGEMVDGFVQQYKDGGWTSRWSSPGYADLMTGTSSDVAFADAYVKGVGFDAKTAYEAAVKNATVVPPSAGVGRKGMTTSPFLGYTSTDTHEGLSWALEGYLNDYGIARMGQALYRKTGEKRYQEESAYFLNRAQKYVELFDKDAGFFQGRDSDGAWRLDSSKYDPRVWGHDYTETNGWGYAVSAPQDSKGLANLYGGRGGLAEKLDTYFATPETASPDFVGSYGGVIHEMTEARDVRMGMYGHSNQVAHHAIYMYDAAGQPWKAQEKVREVLSRLYVGSDIGQGYHGDEDNGEQSAWYLFSALGFYPLVMGSGEYAIGSPLFTKATIHLENGEDLVVEAPRNSAKNVYVQGLKVNGKSWTSTSLPHSLISRGGVLKFDMGPKPSRWGTGERAAPVSITKSDKVPSPRSDTIEGDGELFDNTSSTTASVTTVPLPTPAPAKAVQYTLTSSDPTEAPTGWTLQASADGTTWKTLDKRSGEPFTWDRQTRAFSVPAPKAYRHHRLVLDDTATLAEVELLA from the coding sequence ATGCGGCACAGATGGGTTTCTCCGGCGGTACTCGGCGCCGCCGCGTTCGCTCTGGTGGTCGCCTCGCAGGGGGCGGCCGTCGCGTTACCGGACCGGCCGGCGGCCGGTGAGCGGGAGTTCAGCTCCTCGTTCGAACCGGACGACCCGGCTCCGGACTGGCTGAGCACGGTCGACACGGCACCGGACGGCTCTCCACGGACGTCCGGCGTCGACGGCGGCTACACCACCGGCATCCCCGGCAACATCACCGACCACGTCACCGACGTCCGAGCGAGCGGCGAGAACACCGGCGGCGGCGAGGTGAAGGAGAACCTCGTCGACGGCGAGCCCGGCACCAAGTGGCTCACCTTCCAGCCGACCGGCTGGGTCGAGTTCGACCTCGACAAGCCGGCCAAGGTGGTCACCTACGCGCTGACCTCGGCGAACGACTTCGAGACCCGCGACCCGAAGGACTGGACGCTCCAGGGGTCCTCCGACGGCAAGGAGTGGAAGGTCCTCGACACCCGCTCCGGCGAGAGCTTCGAGGAGCGGTTCCGGACGAAGTCGTACGACATCCCCGGCGACGCGGCCGAGTACCGGTACTTCCGGCTCGACATCACCAAGAACAACGGCGCCTCGATGATCACCCAGCTCGCCGATGTGCAGTTCTCGACGGGCGGAGGCCAGGACCCCGCGCCGAAGGACATGCTGTCGCTGGTCGACCGGGGCCCGAGCGGCTCGGCGACCGCCAAGGCGGGTGCGGGCTTCACCGGCAAGCGGGCCCTGCGGTACGCGGGCCGGCACACGGCGGACGGCCGAGCCCACTCGTACAACAAGGTCTTCGACGTGAACGTGGCCGTCGAGCGGGACACCGAGCTGGCGTACCGGATCTTCCCCTCGATGGCGGACGGCGATCTGGACTACGACGCCACGAACGTGTCGGTGGACCTGGTCTTCACCGACGGCACCTCGCTGAGCGAGCTGGGGGCCGCGGACCAGCACGGATTCCCGTTGTCGCCGCGCGGACAGGGCGCGGCGAAGGTCCTGTACGTCAACCAGTGGAACGACGTCGTCGCGCGGATCGGCTCGATCGCGGCCGGGCGGACCGTGGACCGGATCCTGGTGGCGTACGACTCCCCGAAGGGCCCGGCGAGATTCCGCGGCTGGCTCGACGACGTGACGCTGCGGGTGCGCGCGCCCGAGCGGCCGAAGGCCCACCTCTCCGACTACGCGGTGACCACCAGGGGAACCAATTCCAGCGGAGGTTTCTCCCGCGGCAACAATTTCCCGGCGACGGCGGTGCCCCACGGCTTCAACTTCTGGACGCCGGTGACCAACGCGGGCTCGCTGAGCTGGCTGTACGACTACGCGCGGGCCAACAACGCGGACAACCTGCCGACCATCCAGGCGTTCAGCGCGAGTCATGAGCCGAGCCCCTGGATGGGCGACCGGCAGACCTTCCAGGTGATGCCCTCGGCCGCCGCCGGCACCCCCGAACTGGGCCGTACGGCACGGGCGTTGGCCTTCCGGCACGAGAACGAGACGGCCCGGCCGTACTACTACGGGGTGCGCTTCGAGAACGGCGTCAAGGCCGAGATGGCCCCGACGGACCACGCGGCGGTGCTGCGCTTCACCTACCCCGGCGACGACGCGAGCGTCCTCTTCGACAACGTGACGGACCAGGCGGGGCTGACCCTGGACAAGGACACCGGGGTCGTGACGGGCTTCTCGGATGTGAAGTCCGGCCTGTCGACGGGCGCGACCCGCCTCTTCGTGTACGGGGTCTTCGACGCGCCGGTCACGGACGGCGACTCGACCGGTGTGCGGGGCCGTCTCCGCTTCGACGCGGGCACCGACCGCACGGTGACGCTCCGCCTGGCCACCTCCCTCATCAGCCTCGACCAGGCGAAGGACAACCTGCGCCAGGAGATCCCGGAAGGGACGTCCTTCGAGACCGTGAAGGACCGGGCCCGGGCCCAATGGGACCGCGTCCTGGGCAAGGTGGAGGTCGAAGGGGCCTCTCCCGACCAGCTCACGACGCTGTACTCGAACCTCTACCGGCTGTACCTGTACCCCAACTCCGGCTTCGAGAAGGTAGGTTCGAAGCACCAGTACGCCTCACCCTTCTCCCCCATGAGCGGCCCGGACACTCCGACCCACACGGGCGCGAAGATCGTCGACGGCAAGGTGTACGTCAACAACGGCTTCTGGGACACCTATCGGACGACCTGGCCCGCGTACTCGCTCCTCACACCCCGTCAAGCGGGTGAGATGGTCGACGGTTTCGTGCAGCAGTACAAGGACGGCGGCTGGACCTCCCGCTGGTCCTCCCCCGGCTACGCGGACCTGATGACGGGCACCTCGTCGGACGTGGCGTTCGCTGACGCATATGTGAAGGGCGTCGGCTTCGACGCGAAGACGGCGTACGAGGCGGCCGTCAAGAACGCCACGGTGGTCCCGCCGTCGGCGGGCGTCGGCCGCAAGGGCATGACCACCTCGCCCTTCCTCGGCTACACCAGCACCGACACCCATGAGGGCCTGTCCTGGGCGCTGGAGGGCTATCTCAACGACTACGGCATCGCGCGCATGGGCCAGGCCCTGTACCGGAAGACGGGTGAGAAGCGCTACCAGGAGGAGTCGGCGTACTTCCTCAACAGGGCCCAGAAATATGTAGAGTTGTTCGACAAGGACGCCGGGTTCTTCCAGGGCCGGGACAGCGACGGGGCCTGGCGGCTCGACTCCTCGAAGTACGACCCCCGCGTCTGGGGCCACGACTACACGGAGACCAACGGCTGGGGCTACGCCGTCTCCGCACCGCAGGACAGCAAGGGCCTCGCCAACCTGTACGGCGGTCGCGGCGGGCTGGCGGAGAAGCTGGACACCTACTTCGCCACCCCGGAGACGGCCTCGCCCGACTTCGTCGGCTCCTACGGCGGCGTCATCCACGAGATGACCGAGGCCCGTGACGTACGCATGGGCATGTACGGCCATTCCAACCAGGTCGCCCACCACGCGATCTACATGTACGACGCCGCCGGACAGCCCTGGAAGGCTCAGGAGAAGGTCCGCGAGGTGCTCTCCCGCCTCTACGTCGGCAGCGACATCGGGCAGGGCTACCACGGCGACGAGGACAACGGCGAACAGTCCGCCTGGTACCTCTTCTCCGCCCTCGGCTTCTATCCGCTGGTGATGGGCAGCGGCGAATACGCCATCGGCTCACCGCTGTTCACCAAGGCGACCATCCATCTGGAGAACGGCGAGGACCTGGTGGTCGAAGCGCCGAGGAACAGCGCGAAGAACGTGTACGTGCAGGGCCTGAAGGTCAACGGCAAGTCCTGGACGTCGACTTCACTGCCGCACTCCCTCATCTCCAGGGGCGGCGTCCTGAAGTTCGACATGGGCCCGAAGCCGTCCCGCTGGGGCACCGGCGAGCGCGCGGCCCCGGTGTCGATCACGAAGAGCGACAAGGTTCCGTCCCCACGCTCGGACACCATCGAGGGCGACGGCGAACTCTTCGACAACACGTCGTCGACGACGGCGTCCGTGACGACGGTGCCGCTCCCGACACCCGCCCCTGCCAAGGCGGTTCAGTACACGCTCACCTCGTCCGACCCCACCGAGGCACCGACCGGCTGGACCCTCCAGGCCTCCGCCGACGGCACCACCTGGAAGACCCTCGACAAGCGCTCCGGCGAACCCTTCACCTGGGACCGGCAGACACGGGCCTTCTCGGTCCCGGCGCCGAAGGCATACCGGCACCACCGGCTGGTCCTCGACGACACGGCGACGCTGGCGGAGGTGGAGCTACTGGCCTGA
- the ngcE gene encoding N-acetylglucosamine/diacetylchitobiose ABC transporter substrate-binding protein, translating into MGSTTAENDNGPEGVDTTDPEGVGRRDLIKRSAALGLITVPTMSFLSACASGGGDDDTSEDTQGETSESNPFGVKKGSKLDVVIFKGGYGDAYAKAWEAAFQKKWGVTSTHTGTQEITGKLQPRFNAGNPPDIVDDSGAQQIPIDVLYKNDQLLDLAEVLDAPSIDDPSKTVRDTLIAGTLDAGMQENKVVALNYIYTVWGLWYSGKLFKENGWEEPKTWADFLTICKEAKAKGIGGLAHQGKYPYYINVAIMDLIAKTGGLDAMKAIDNLDPKAFVGSDAAKAGVEAIYEVVEKGYLMPGTNGLTHTESQARWNQYKAVFITSGSWLENEQLKQTPDDFDMKFMPMPVLPDSVMPFEAIRAGSGEPFIIPAKAKNLPAAKEFMRMMLSKEWSTLFAKEANSLTIVKDGVDTGVTLRPGTQSTVEVSKAAGDDTFRYLYTEWYSEMDTAIQNASNELMAKRIQPAEWLKRAQAAVDKQAKDPASKKNRRD; encoded by the coding sequence ATGGGATCCACTACCGCTGAGAACGACAACGGCCCCGAGGGTGTCGACACCACCGACCCCGAAGGCGTCGGCCGCCGCGATCTGATCAAGCGTTCCGCTGCGCTCGGCCTGATCACCGTCCCCACGATGAGCTTCCTGTCCGCCTGCGCCAGCGGGGGTGGCGACGACGACACCTCTGAGGACACGCAGGGCGAGACCTCCGAGTCGAACCCCTTCGGCGTCAAGAAGGGCAGCAAGCTCGACGTCGTCATCTTCAAGGGCGGCTACGGCGACGCCTACGCCAAGGCCTGGGAGGCCGCCTTCCAGAAGAAGTGGGGGGTCACCTCCACCCACACCGGCACCCAGGAGATCACCGGCAAGCTCCAGCCCCGGTTCAACGCGGGCAACCCACCGGACATCGTCGACGACTCCGGCGCCCAGCAGATCCCGATCGACGTCCTCTACAAGAACGACCAGCTCCTCGACCTCGCCGAGGTCCTGGACGCCCCCTCGATCGACGATCCGAGCAAGACGGTCCGCGACACGCTGATCGCCGGCACGCTCGACGCGGGCATGCAGGAGAACAAGGTCGTCGCCCTGAACTACATCTACACGGTGTGGGGCCTGTGGTACTCCGGCAAGCTCTTCAAGGAGAACGGCTGGGAGGAGCCCAAGACCTGGGCCGACTTCCTCACCATCTGCAAGGAGGCCAAGGCCAAGGGCATCGGCGGCCTCGCCCACCAGGGCAAGTACCCGTACTACATCAATGTCGCCATCATGGACCTGATCGCCAAGACGGGCGGCCTGGACGCCATGAAGGCGATCGACAACCTCGACCCGAAGGCGTTCGTCGGCTCCGACGCCGCGAAGGCCGGCGTCGAGGCGATCTACGAGGTCGTCGAGAAGGGCTATCTGATGCCCGGTACGAACGGCCTGACCCACACCGAGTCCCAAGCCCGCTGGAACCAGTACAAGGCCGTGTTCATCACTTCCGGTTCCTGGCTGGAGAACGAGCAGCTGAAGCAGACGCCGGACGACTTCGACATGAAGTTCATGCCGATGCCGGTGCTGCCGGACAGCGTGATGCCGTTCGAGGCGATCCGGGCCGGCTCCGGGGAGCCGTTCATCATCCCGGCCAAGGCGAAGAACCTGCCGGCGGCCAAGGAGTTCATGCGGATGATGCTCTCCAAGGAGTGGTCGACGCTGTTCGCCAAGGAGGCGAACTCCCTGACGATCGTGAAGGACGGCGTCGACACCGGGGTCACGCTGCGGCCGGGTACGCAGTCGACGGTGGAAGTCTCCAAGGCCGCCGGTGACGACACGTTCCGTTACCTGTACACCGAGTGGTACAGCGAGATGGACACGGCGATCCAGAACGCCTCGAACGAATTGATGGCGAAGCGGATTCAGCCGGCCGAGTGGTTGAAGCGGGCGCAGGCCGCGGTGGACAAGCAGGCGAAGGACCCGGCTTCCAAGAAAAACCGTCGGGATTAG